Proteins found in one Primulina eburnea isolate SZY01 chromosome 16, ASM2296580v1, whole genome shotgun sequence genomic segment:
- the LOC140816955 gene encoding type II inositol polyphosphate 5-phosphatase 15-like: MDDQKDDLSNNKTTNFHFYSDKFPFCSDSDEDSANGVHFRTNLSFNDASSNYQKTPRIFDRFDNSSSSEDEGDISSSSSYQRRLDYMLQFLDRKLSISSPSDQPLPEFVAAGGGTGIFKLPARAPVHPNRPPSLEVRPHPLRETQVGRFLRNILCVNDDDNGPQLWAGTECGVRVWDLNIDDMYGGQAEDGELEEEGTVRYWESAQVESATICIVGDGGSRALWTGHKDGRIRCWKMMDFFGSFRNGFQEVLAWQAHHGPVLSIVVSSYGDIWSGSEGGAIKIWPWEAVEKSLSLTTGERNMAALLIEGSYIDLRSQVTLNGAAYSNIFTSDVKYMLSDKSGAKVWSAGFQSFALWDACTRELLKVFNIDGQIENTSLDAFMEDEMRTKSPSVSKEKAHNSFNFFQRSRNAILGAADAVRRAAVKGSFGEDNRRTEALVSTVDGMIWTGCANGLLVQWDGNGNRLRDFQHHSFAVQCFCTIGERIWVGYISGAVQVLDLNGNLLGEWAAHSSPVIDLAIGGGYVFTLANHGGIRGWNITSPGPLDNIFRTELAGKEFLYTKLENLKILAGTWNVAQGRATSDSLISWLGSAATDVDIVVVGLQEVEMGAGFLAMSAAKETMGFEGSSVGQWWLDMIGKTLDEGFTFSRVGSRQLAGLLISVWVRNNIRGHVGDVDVAAVPCGLGRAIGNKGAVGLRMRVYGRVMCFVNCHFAAHLEAVNRRNADFDHVYRTMVFSRPSNLLNAASAGVSSAIQMLRVTNAMGINPVEGMPELSEADMVVFLGDFNYRLGGISYDEARDFVSQRCFDWLKEKDQLRVEMEAGNAFQGMREGYIGFPPSYKFEKHQPGLAGYDSGEKKRIPAWCDRILYRDNRSALASTCSLDCPVVSSIVQYEACMDVTDSDHKPVRCILSVEIARVDELVRRQVFGEIIRSNEKIKLFREELSKVPETIVSTNNIILQNQDPSILRITNKSKINRALFEMCCEGLATIKEDGQASNHCPRGGFGFPQWLQVNPAAGIIEPDHIAEISIRREEYHTLEEFVDGVSRNCWCEDARDKEVILLVKVRGSCTTETKRHRIRLRYSITGEITHKNPNSDNSSPFQSNLLHRSDFQKLSGSCDVADHLRNLHSP; the protein is encoded by the exons ATGGATGATCAGAAGGACGATCTTTCTAACAACAAAACCACCAATTTTCACTTCTACTCAGATAAATTCCCTTTCTGCTCCGATTCCGACGAAGATTCAGCCAACGGCGTTCATTTCCGAACGAATTTGAGCTTTAATGACGCATCCTCAAATTACCAAAAAACACCCAGAATTTTCGACCGTTTCGACAACTCCTCCTCGTCCGAAGACGAAGGGGATATCAGCAGCTCGTCTAGTTATCAGCGGAGACTCGATTACATGCTGCAGTTCCTCGACCGGAAGCTCTCAATTTCATCCCCTTCTGACCAGCCGTTGCCTGAATTTGTCGCTGCGGGAGGTGGTACTGGGATTTTTAAACTCCCAGCGCGAGCACCGGTTCACCCGAACCGACCTCCGAGTCTCGAGGTAAGGCCGCATCCCTTGAGAGAAACGCAAGTAGGGAGGTTCTTAAGGAACATTTTATGCGTTAACGACGATGATAATGGGCCGCAGTTGTGGGCAGGGACGGAATGTGGAGTAAGGGTTTGggatttgaatattgatgatatgtaCGGCGGTCAGGCCGAGGATGGGGAACTGGAGGAGGAGGGGACGGTGAGGTATTGGGAATCGGCACAGGTGGAGTCAGCCACGATATGCATAGTGGGTGACGGAGGGAGTAGAGCGTTGTGGACTGGGCACAAGGATGGGAGGATTAGGTGTTGGAAGATGATGGATTTTTTTGGCTCTTTTAGGAATGGTTTTCAGGAGGTGCTTGCGTGGCAAGCGCATCATGGGCCAGTGCTATCCATTGTTGTGAGTTCTTACG GAGATATATGGTCGGGATCTGAGGGTGGTGCGATCAAGATCTGGCCTTGGGAAGCTGTGGAGAAGTCCCTTTCACTAACAACTGGAGAAAGGAACATGGCTGCTTTATTGATAGAAGGATCTTACATTGACCTGAGAAGCCAAGTTACCCTTAATGGTGCCGCCTACAGTAACATTTTTACGTCAGATGTCAAGTATATGTTATCTGATAAATCTGGAGCCAAGGTGTGGAGTGCAGGTTTTCAGTCATTTGCATTGTG GGATGCTTGTACCAGGGAACTGCTTAAAGTTTTTAACATTGATGGTCAGATCGAAAACACGTCACTTGATGCTTTtatggaggatgagatgaggACGAAGTCCCCATCTGTTTCAAAGGAAAAGGCACAtaattcttttaattttttccaGCGTTCTCGTAATGCTATACTGGGAGCGGCAGATGCTGTTCGTCGAGCGGCAGTTAAAGGATCTTTTGGAGAGGATAATAGGCGAACTGAAGCCTTGGTCTCAACTGTTGATGGAATGATTTGGACTGGATGTGCAAATGGGTTACTTGTGCAATGGGATGGGAATGGCAATCGCTTGCGTGATTTTCAGCATCATTCTTTTGCAGTTCAATGCTTCTGTACAATTGGCGAACGGATATGGGTAGGTTATATTAGTGGCGCGGTGCAGGTTTTGGATCTCAATGGTAATTTGCTTGGAGAATGGGCGGCTCATAGTAGCCCGGTGATAGATTTGGCTATCGGAGGTGGTTATGTTTTTACCTTGGCTAATCACGGTGGTATTCGTGGGTGGAATATTACATCTCCTGGACCACTTGATAATATTTTCCGTACGGAGTTGGCTGGGAAGGAATTTTTGTATACAAAGTTAGAGAATCTGAAAATATTGGCTGGAACATGGAATGTTGCACAAGGGCGGGCAACTTCAGACTCCCTTATATCATGGCTTGGCTCTGCGGCGACAGACGTAGATATAGTTGTTGTTGGGTTGCAGGAGGTGGAAATGGGTGCCGGTTTCCTAGCCATGTCTGCCGCCAAAGAAACA ATGGGTTTTGAGGGTAGTTCTGTGGGACAATGGTGGCTAGATATGATTGGGAAAACATTGGATGAGGGATTCACCTTTTCAAGGGTTGGCTCTCGGCAGTTGGCAGGTTTACTCATTTCTGTGTG GGTTAGAAACAATATTCGAGGCCACGTTGGGGATGTTGATGTTGCAGCAGTTCCTTGTGGACTGGGACGAGCTATTGGAAATAAG GGAGCTGTTGGTCTGAGGATGAGAGTGTACGGTCGAGTCATGTGCTTTGTGAATTGTCATTTCGCTGCACATTTAGAAGCTGTCAATCGCCGAAATGCTgattttgatcatgtatatcgAACAATGGTTTTTAGCCGGCCATCTAACCTTTTAAATGCTGCTTCTG CTGGCGTTTCATCTGCTATTCAAATGCTTCGTGTGACAAAT GCTATGGGTATTAACCCTGTGGAAGGGATGCCTGAGCTTTCAGAGGCTGACATGGTTGTATTTCTTGGAGACTTCAACTATCGTCTTGGTGGCATATCTTACGATGAAGCAAGGGATTTTGTTTCTCAAAGATGCTTTGACTGGCTTAAAGAAAAAGATCAGTTGCGAGTAGAAATGGAAGCGGGAAATGCCTTTCAAGGAATGCGGGAAGGTTATATTGGATTTCCTCCATCTTATAAATTTGAAAAGCACCAACCGGGTTTGGCAG GATACGATTCTGGGGAGAAGAAACGAATACCTGCCTGGTGTGACAGAATTCTGTATCGTGATAACCGTTCAGCTTTGGCATCTACCTGCAGCTTAGACTGCCCTGTTGTCTCCTCTATAGTACA GTATGAAGCTTGCATGGATGTGACTGATAGTGATCACAAGCCTGTCCGTTGCATTCTGAGTGTGGAGATCGCCCGAGTTGACGAATTGGTTAGAAGACAAGTGTTTGGAGAAATCATCAGATCAAATGAGAAAATCAAACTTTTTCGTGAAGAGCTGTCCAAAGttccagaaacaattgtcaGTACTAACAACATAATACTTCAGAATCAAGATCCATCCATATTGCGGATCACAAATAAATCCAAGATAAACAGAGCTCTATTTGAAATGTGTTGTGAAGGTCTGGCTACCATTAAGGAGGATGGACAAGCGTCCAATCATTGTCCAAGAGGTGGATTTGGATTCCCACAGTGGTTACAG GTCAATCCAGCAGCAGGAATCATTGAACCAGATCATATTGCTGAAATATCTATCCGGCGTGAAGAATATCATACATTGGAAGAGTTTGTTGATGGTGTTTCGAGAAACTGTTGGTGCGAAGATGCCAGGGACAAGGAAGTTATATTACTTGTTAAAGTGCGAGGGAGCTGCACAACAGAGACAAAACGCCATCGAATACGTCTGCGCTACAGCATTACTGGAGAAATCACACATAAGAATCCGAACTCCGACAACTCTAGTCCCTTCCAATCGAATCTTCTACACCGCTCTGATTTTCAAAAACTAAGTGGTTCCTGTGATGTAGCTGACCATCTTCGAAATCTGCATAGTCCTTGA